One segment of Parvularcula sp. IMCC14364 DNA contains the following:
- a CDS encoding DUF6265 family protein: MRKILFFIVLNLFFGICAAEEISVYHLEEGASSHPATIKDISWLAGYWEGKGFGGKVVQLISPASGSQMMGAFQAQTSEGDTTMYQFYTFVEKDDTVVLRMKHFSSDFTGWEEKSDYAEFPLVSVEHHAVYFDRLSFVETQPGRMEAAVDFKNGGIQRFYYEKVPLPH, encoded by the coding sequence ATGCGGAAAATTTTATTTTTCATTGTGCTGAATTTGTTTTTTGGCATTTGCGCTGCGGAAGAGATTAGCGTCTACCACCTGGAAGAGGGAGCAAGCAGCCATCCAGCTACGATCAAAGATATATCCTGGTTGGCCGGGTATTGGGAGGGGAAAGGCTTTGGTGGCAAAGTCGTCCAACTGATTTCACCAGCTAGCGGGTCCCAGATGATGGGCGCTTTTCAGGCGCAGACATCAGAAGGTGACACTACCATGTATCAATTTTACACTTTCGTGGAAAAGGATGACACTGTTGTCCTGCGGATGAAGCATTTCTCTTCTGACTTCACAGGCTGGGAAGAAAAGTCTGACTACGCGGAGTTTCCTCTCGTTTCTGTTGAGCATCATGCGGTATATTTTGATCGCCTCAGTTTTGTAGAAACTCAACCAGGGCGTATGGAAGCAGCGGTCGATTTCAAGAATGGTGGCATTCAGAGGTTTTATTACGAGAAAGTTCCTTTACCCCACTGA
- a CDS encoding DUF3299 domain-containing protein — MRVALFLILMIFAVSPSAMAKEPREIGWDDLLPAGEDAGPGNNVQHEQSIPLFGDMTGDLGGGEMGGFPPVQYGTFNTVEELDGEYVKIPGFALALEFASEGNVNEFLLVPYFGACVHVPPPPPNQIVYVTSEENVKLRGIWDPVWLIGTMRAERNYNDLGNAAYTLELERMEPYE, encoded by the coding sequence ATGAGAGTTGCACTGTTTCTCATCCTGATGATTTTTGCGGTCAGCCCGTCCGCGATGGCCAAAGAGCCGCGGGAGATCGGCTGGGACGACTTGCTGCCGGCAGGCGAGGATGCGGGGCCTGGCAACAATGTCCAGCATGAGCAGTCCATTCCCCTGTTCGGCGACATGACGGGTGACCTTGGTGGCGGCGAAATGGGCGGCTTCCCGCCGGTGCAATACGGCACCTTCAACACCGTGGAAGAACTGGACGGTGAGTATGTCAAAATCCCGGGTTTTGCGCTCGCGCTGGAGTTTGCCAGCGAGGGGAACGTCAACGAATTCCTGCTGGTCCCCTATTTCGGCGCCTGCGTTCATGTGCCGCCCCCGCCGCCAAACCAGATCGTTTATGTGACCTCGGAAGAAAACGTGAAGCTGCGCGGTATCTGGGACCCCGTCTGGCTGATCGGCACGATGCGCGCAGAGCGCAACTACAACGATCTCGGCAACGCCGCCTACACACTGGAGCTGGAACGCATGGAGCCGTATGAATAG
- the proS gene encoding proline--tRNA ligase — protein MRLSKFFLPVLKETPAEASIVSHQLMLRAGMMRQGAAGIYSWLPLGHRVLQKIAQIVREEQNRAGAVEMLMPTIQSADLWRESGRYDAYGAEMLRISDRQEREMLYGPTNEELITEIFRAGVRSYKDLPKMLYHIQWKFRDEIRPRFGVMRGREFLMKDTYSFDLTPEDARKSYYRMFAAYLRTFARMGLRAVPMRADTGPIGGDLSHEFIVLAETGESEVFCHRKLVDMDIPPADTDFDGDLTDIFEGRTSLYAATDEMHDAAEFAQIPAEEQLSARGIEVGHIFYFGNKYSEPMNCKVMGPDGRESLVEMGSYGVGVSRLVGAIIEAHHDESGCNWPVSVAPFHVGLVNLKAGDAETDRVCADIYSKLEQAGIEVLYDDRDARAGEKFATMDLIGLPYQLVVGPRGLKNGVIEVKNRNTGEKQELALDKAVELVSTAILDALKVA, from the coding sequence ATGCGCCTGTCGAAATTCTTTTTGCCTGTCTTGAAGGAAACGCCTGCGGAGGCGTCTATTGTCTCGCACCAGTTGATGCTGCGTGCGGGCATGATGCGTCAGGGGGCTGCGGGCATTTATTCCTGGCTACCGCTCGGCCATCGCGTGTTGCAGAAAATCGCGCAGATCGTGCGCGAGGAGCAGAACCGCGCCGGGGCTGTCGAAATGCTGATGCCGACAATCCAGTCAGCCGACCTCTGGCGCGAGAGCGGGCGGTATGACGCCTATGGCGCAGAGATGCTGCGCATCTCCGACCGGCAGGAGCGCGAAATGCTCTATGGCCCCACAAACGAAGAGCTGATTACGGAAATTTTCCGGGCCGGTGTGCGCTCCTACAAGGACTTGCCGAAAATGCTCTATCATATCCAATGGAAGTTCCGGGATGAGATACGCCCGCGTTTCGGGGTCATGCGGGGCCGGGAATTCCTGATGAAGGACACCTATTCCTTTGATCTCACACCGGAAGATGCGCGCAAATCCTATTACAGGATGTTTGCCGCTTACCTGCGCACATTTGCCCGCATGGGCCTGCGCGCGGTGCCTATGCGGGCCGATACGGGACCGATTGGCGGTGATCTCAGCCACGAGTTTATTGTGCTGGCAGAAACCGGAGAGAGCGAAGTTTTCTGTCACCGGAAGCTGGTGGATATGGATATTCCGCCTGCGGATACAGACTTTGACGGCGACCTGACAGACATTTTTGAGGGACGGACCTCCCTTTATGCGGCAACAGATGAAATGCATGATGCGGCAGAGTTTGCGCAGATCCCCGCAGAGGAGCAGTTGTCTGCGCGCGGCATCGAAGTGGGCCATATCTTTTATTTCGGCAACAAATATTCCGAGCCGATGAATTGCAAGGTTATGGGGCCGGATGGCCGTGAAAGCCTCGTTGAAATGGGGTCGTATGGTGTCGGTGTCTCGCGTCTGGTCGGGGCGATTATTGAAGCGCATCATGATGAGAGTGGCTGCAACTGGCCTGTCTCCGTTGCGCCCTTCCATGTTGGTCTGGTTAATCTGAAAGCAGGTGACGCTGAAACAGATCGTGTTTGTGCAGACATTTACAGCAAGCTGGAACAGGCGGGCATCGAAGTCCTCTATGATGACAGGGATGCCCGGGCGGGTGAGAAGTTCGCCACCATGGATCTGATCGGCCTGCCGTATCAGTTGGTAGTGGGGCCGCGTGGCCTGAAAAACGGTGTGATCGAAGTAAAGAACCGCAATACAGGCGAAAAACAGGAACTGGCCCTGGATAAAGCCGTTGAACTGGTTTCAACAGCTATCCTGGATGCGTTGAAGGTTGCATAG
- a CDS encoding DUF6614 family protein: MNLYHCMIELKSADRSLAFAAATEAWLGHLENEQLILGWRLFRRKFGLASGEHTDFILEIELEGMASLENTFAALSGIGEEHTRRYEQMHSMIESVQTGLYRPYPDPEQRERIALV; encoded by the coding sequence ATGAACCTATACCATTGCATGATAGAACTGAAGAGTGCCGACCGCTCGCTAGCTTTTGCAGCAGCGACAGAAGCTTGGCTAGGGCACCTCGAAAACGAGCAACTTATTCTTGGTTGGCGGCTTTTCCGGCGAAAATTCGGCCTTGCTTCAGGGGAGCATACAGATTTCATTCTTGAAATCGAACTCGAAGGCATGGCGTCTTTGGAAAATACCTTTGCCGCATTGTCCGGGATCGGTGAAGAACACACCCGTCGCTATGAACAGATGCATTCAATGATTGAATCTGTTCAGACTGGTTTGTACAGACCCTATCCCGATCCGGAGCAACGTGAACGGATTGCTTTAGTCTAG
- a CDS encoding transmembrane anchor protein: protein MYNANTPDKDELPTTRQLLRSTAIAFGVAAILLVTVVLPAEYGIDPTRIGRVLGLAQMGEIKMQLHQEAEADGLSVVEAATVAPETALEPVESKSVASEEPVTAPIPTESAVPVWQDERTLTLAPDAAAEIKLVMSKGAVAEYEWVVANGHLNYDLHGDGTTGESTSYKRGRAVEGGAGKLTAAFDGSHGWFWRNRSGEAVTFTLRVRGAYAEVRRVL from the coding sequence ATGTACAACGCAAATACACCAGACAAAGACGAACTTCCCACGACACGGCAGTTACTGCGCTCGACGGCCATTGCTTTTGGCGTAGCTGCCATATTGCTGGTCACCGTTGTTTTACCGGCTGAATATGGCATTGATCCGACAAGGATCGGACGTGTCCTTGGTCTTGCGCAGATGGGTGAGATCAAGATGCAGTTGCATCAAGAAGCTGAAGCAGATGGCCTCAGTGTTGTTGAAGCAGCTACAGTTGCCCCTGAAACGGCGCTTGAACCCGTTGAGTCAAAATCCGTGGCCTCTGAGGAACCGGTCACAGCACCGATACCAACAGAATCGGCAGTCCCTGTCTGGCAGGATGAGCGTACACTAACGCTCGCCCCTGATGCCGCTGCCGAAATCAAGCTGGTGATGTCAAAAGGTGCTGTCGCAGAATATGAATGGGTCGTTGCCAATGGACACCTCAATTATGATCTTCATGGGGATGGAACAACCGGCGAATCGACAAGTTACAAACGGGGCCGTGCCGTAGAGGGTGGTGCAGGAAAATTAACTGCGGCATTTGATGGTTCTCATGGCTGGTTCTGGCGAAACCGCAGCGGCGAGGCAGTCACATTCACTCTTCGCGTGCGCGGCGCTTACGCTGAAGTGAGACGCGTTCTGTAA
- a CDS encoding ABC transporter ATP-binding protein, translating to MPQNPAQPQTIEPADTVPVLALKNITRSYGDLCVLEEASLAVARGEIIALLGPSGSGKSSLLHIAALLEAPTSGEVYIKGRPTAAMTDTRKTAMRRNELGFVYQFHHLLPEFNALTNVSIPQIIAGKSRKDADDRARKLLTGMGLGERLEHQPAQLSGGEKQRVAIARALANQPSLLLADEPTGNLDVETSAQVFEQLLLLVREQGLAAIIATHDRALAQKMDRIIAIHDRKLVRVRLKAKELEPQG from the coding sequence ATGCCGCAAAACCCCGCACAGCCTCAGACAATAGAGCCTGCCGACACTGTGCCGGTCTTGGCCTTGAAAAACATCACCCGTTCTTACGGCGACTTATGCGTTCTGGAAGAGGCCAGTCTGGCTGTTGCGCGCGGCGAAATTATCGCGCTGCTCGGGCCATCCGGCTCCGGCAAGTCTTCACTGCTGCATATCGCGGCACTGTTGGAGGCACCGACGTCCGGCGAAGTCTATATCAAGGGACGCCCGACAGCCGCCATGACGGACACCCGCAAAACAGCCATGCGCCGCAATGAGCTTGGTTTCGTCTATCAGTTCCATCACCTGTTGCCGGAATTCAACGCCCTGACCAATGTCTCCATTCCGCAGATCATTGCGGGCAAATCCCGGAAGGACGCTGATGACAGGGCCCGAAAACTGCTCACAGGGATGGGGCTCGGCGAGCGTCTGGAGCACCAGCCGGCGCAGCTGTCGGGCGGTGAAAAGCAGCGCGTTGCCATCGCCAGGGCGCTCGCCAATCAGCCATCACTGCTGCTTGCAGACGAGCCGACAGGCAATCTTGACGTGGAAACCTCGGCGCAGGTCTTTGAACAGTTGCTGCTTCTGGTACGCGAGCAGGGGCTGGCTGCCATTATTGCAACTCATGACCGCGCGTTGGCACAAAAAATGGATAGGATAATTGCCATTCATGATCGCAAGCTTGTTCGGGTGCGCCTGAAGGCAAAGGAACTGGAACCGCAAGGATAA
- a CDS encoding ABC transporter ATP-binding protein: MSIHPAIEVKNLTFAYQRNQPLLDIEALTIAQGEKVMLAGHSGSGKSTLLGLITGVVEGAAGTLNVLGQDFVSLRASKRDMIRADHIGYIFQSFNLVPYLSVVENVTLPCRLSSVRAGNVQGSTSAIAKRLLQTLGLEDPALLKRSVTALSIGQQQRVATARALIGSPKLVIADEPTSSLDEDAKRDFLTLLLEEADRAGAAVLFVSHDRTLTDSFDRAIMLEQINTAYSARQRETA, translated from the coding sequence ATGTCGATCCATCCGGCGATAGAAGTCAAGAACCTGACTTTTGCCTATCAGCGCAATCAGCCCCTGCTTGATATTGAGGCGCTCACCATCGCGCAGGGCGAAAAAGTGATGCTCGCCGGCCACAGCGGTTCTGGCAAGAGCACGCTGCTGGGCCTGATTACCGGCGTTGTGGAAGGGGCCGCTGGCACCCTTAATGTGCTGGGGCAGGATTTTGTCAGCCTCCGGGCAAGCAAGCGCGACATGATCCGCGCCGACCATATTGGCTATATCTTCCAGAGCTTCAATCTGGTGCCGTATCTCTCAGTTGTCGAAAATGTCACCCTGCCCTGCCGCCTGTCGAGTGTCCGTGCGGGCAATGTGCAAGGCAGCACCTCAGCCATCGCCAAGCGTCTGCTGCAAACCCTTGGCCTGGAAGACCCTGCGCTGCTGAAACGCTCTGTCACAGCGCTTAGTATCGGTCAGCAGCAGCGGGTGGCGACCGCGCGGGCGCTGATCGGGTCCCCCAAACTGGTCATTGCCGATGAGCCAACATCCTCCCTTGATGAGGATGCCAAGCGGGACTTCCTTACCCTCCTGCTGGAAGAAGCTGACCGGGCTGGCGCGGCTGTCCTGTTTGTCAGCCATGACCGGACCCTGACTGACAGCTTTGACCGGGCCATCATGCTGGAGCAAATCAACACGGCATACAGTGCCAGACAGCGGGAGACTGCCTGA
- a CDS encoding lipoprotein-releasing ABC transporter permease subunit, producing the protein MAGDDTTGNAASQSAGRETDSSPSFVFEWMVARRYISATRKGAGVSLISIIAFVGILLAVAVLIIVMSVMQGFRAKLLDQLLGVNGHVFVESGTTEPLNAYQQLADELRTIQGVTSSVPIIQSPVAMIAGEQQTAGVVFGINPADLRAIELIAGEEHLIEGSLDDFGVGRKGGNKIALGVGLARSLGVRAGDPITLVTAGGVETPMGTSPVRNKTYEVGAVYRIGNSEYDGYFVYMPLEQAQVFFKRGTSVDKIEVRVSDPTKATDFERSIAVAAGDGTFTYNWQDVHQSYFNALQTERGLMRIILSLIIAIAALNIISGLVMLVKDKRGDIAVMRTVGATQGAVMRIFCISGSLIGVAGSIIGVILGVLISLNISAIEKFLSNLRGSPIFAADIYLFDEMPAQVQLGEVAFVAIFALGVSFLAALYPAWRAAQLDPVEALRYE; encoded by the coding sequence ATGGCTGGTGACGACACCACGGGAAATGCCGCTTCGCAGTCAGCGGGCAGGGAAACTGATTCTTCACCCAGCTTTGTGTTCGAGTGGATGGTTGCCCGCCGCTATATCAGCGCGACCCGAAAGGGCGCGGGTGTCTCCCTGATTTCTATCATTGCCTTCGTCGGCATCCTCCTGGCCGTTGCTGTGCTGATTATCGTCATGTCGGTGATGCAGGGCTTTCGCGCAAAGCTGCTGGACCAACTGCTGGGCGTGAATGGTCATGTCTTTGTGGAATCCGGTACAACCGAGCCGCTGAACGCGTATCAGCAGCTGGCCGATGAATTACGCACAATTCAGGGTGTCACGAGTTCTGTGCCGATCATTCAATCGCCGGTCGCGATGATTGCCGGTGAACAGCAGACGGCCGGGGTCGTTTTTGGCATCAATCCCGCGGACCTGAGAGCGATTGAACTGATCGCTGGTGAAGAGCATCTGATTGAAGGCTCACTCGACGACTTCGGCGTAGGCCGAAAAGGCGGCAACAAGATTGCCCTGGGGGTAGGGCTCGCCCGCAGTCTGGGAGTGCGCGCCGGGGACCCGATTACACTCGTGACGGCGGGCGGTGTGGAAACCCCCATGGGCACGTCACCTGTCCGTAACAAGACATATGAGGTGGGGGCGGTCTATCGTATCGGCAACTCCGAATATGACGGGTACTTCGTCTACATGCCACTTGAACAGGCGCAGGTGTTTTTCAAGCGGGGCACATCTGTCGACAAGATTGAAGTGCGCGTCAGTGACCCGACCAAGGCCACAGACTTTGAGCGTAGCATCGCTGTTGCCGCCGGTGACGGCACGTTCACCTATAATTGGCAGGACGTGCATCAGAGCTATTTCAACGCCTTGCAGACAGAGCGGGGGCTGATGCGGATTATCCTGTCGCTGATTATCGCGATTGCCGCACTCAACATCATTTCCGGTCTTGTCATGCTGGTGAAAGACAAACGCGGCGACATCGCCGTGATGCGGACCGTTGGCGCAACGCAAGGGGCGGTGATGCGCATTTTCTGTATCTCCGGCTCCCTGATCGGGGTCGCCGGATCTATCATCGGTGTCATACTTGGCGTGCTGATCAGTCTGAACATCTCTGCCATCGAAAAATTTCTCTCAAACCTGCGGGGCAGCCCCATCTTTGCTGCGGACATTTATCTCTTTGATGAGATGCCGGCGCAGGTGCAGCTCGGGGAAGTGGCATTTGTGGCGATCTTTGCGCTGGGTGTATCATTCCTGGCAGCCTTGTATCCGGCCTGGCGTGCCGCGCAGCTCGATCCGGTTGAAGCATTGAGGTACGAATAA
- the purU gene encoding formyltetrahydrofolate deformylase: MAETDYILKIRSPDRPGILAEVSTFLSSKGADIRDAAQYGDPEPSSFFIRIHLTSPQASHEELCAAFGPVAQKRAFDWGLHPAEKKCRVLLAVSRHGHCLVDLLHRWQINALPVDIVGVVSNHRVMEDITNVYGLPFHYLPVSKETKQTQEEQFQRLIDETSADLVVLARYMQILSNAFAQRLEGRCINIHHSFLPSFKGARPYHQAHGRGVKLIGATAHYVTPDLDEGPIIEQDVKRVTHAQTPDALVSIGRDVESQVLARAIRWHAEHRVFISGRKTVVLA, encoded by the coding sequence GTGGCCGAGACTGATTATATTCTGAAAATCCGGTCACCGGACAGGCCCGGCATTCTGGCGGAAGTATCGACATTTCTTTCCTCAAAAGGGGCGGATATCCGTGATGCTGCCCAATATGGTGACCCGGAACCCAGCAGCTTTTTCATCCGGATACACCTGACATCACCGCAGGCATCTCATGAAGAATTGTGTGCCGCATTTGGCCCCGTCGCACAAAAGCGCGCATTCGATTGGGGGCTGCATCCAGCAGAAAAAAAATGCCGGGTGCTGCTGGCTGTATCGAGGCACGGCCATTGCCTTGTTGACCTCTTGCATCGGTGGCAGATCAATGCCCTGCCGGTCGATATTGTCGGCGTTGTCTCCAATCACCGGGTCATGGAAGACATCACGAACGTCTACGGCCTGCCATTTCATTATCTGCCCGTCAGCAAAGAAACCAAACAGACGCAGGAAGAACAGTTCCAGCGGCTGATTGACGAAACAAGCGCTGATCTAGTGGTGCTGGCGCGCTATATGCAAATCCTGTCAAACGCCTTTGCGCAACGGCTGGAAGGGCGCTGCATAAACATCCACCACTCTTTTTTGCCCAGTTTCAAAGGCGCACGCCCTTATCATCAGGCGCATGGCCGGGGCGTCAAGTTGATCGGCGCAACGGCGCATTACGTCACGCCAGACCTGGATGAGGGGCCAATCATCGAGCAGGATGTCAAACGCGTCACCCATGCGCAGACACCAGACGCGCTGGTGAGTATTGGCCGGGATGTGGAATCCCAGGTGCTGGCCAGGGCCATTCGCTGGCATGCCGAGCACCGCGTCTTTATCAGCGGCCGCAAGACAGTCGTGCTTGCCTGA
- a CDS encoding HupE/UreJ family protein, with protein MFCIAPDAAAHSVIEGDKGYIQETSGVHLTAFLYLGAKHMITGYDHILFLLGVIFFLYRMKEVATYVSLFAIGHSTTMLAGVYFGFGINSYIIDAIIGLSVVYKALDNMGAYQRWFGFQPNTKAATLVFGLFHGMGLASKIIDYEISPDGLLPNLLAFNVGVEIGQILALSAILIVMGFWRRTESFFRHAYTANMLLMAAGFILIGYQLTGYFVA; from the coding sequence ATGTTCTGTATTGCTCCCGATGCTGCGGCCCATTCCGTTATCGAGGGCGATAAGGGTTACATTCAGGAAACATCCGGTGTTCACCTGACGGCATTTCTGTATCTCGGCGCAAAGCACATGATTACCGGATATGACCACATCCTTTTTCTGCTGGGGGTTATTTTTTTCCTTTACCGAATGAAGGAAGTTGCAACCTATGTCAGTCTGTTTGCCATTGGTCATTCCACCACAATGCTTGCCGGTGTTTATTTCGGTTTTGGAATTAACAGCTACATCATCGATGCCATCATTGGCCTTTCTGTTGTGTACAAAGCACTTGATAATATGGGTGCTTATCAACGGTGGTTTGGCTTTCAGCCCAATACCAAAGCAGCCACGTTAGTTTTTGGCTTATTCCACGGCATGGGTCTCGCAAGCAAAATTATCGACTACGAGATTTCTCCGGACGGGTTACTGCCAAATTTGCTCGCGTTTAATGTCGGCGTGGAAATAGGTCAGATCCTGGCGCTAAGTGCTATCTTAATCGTGATGGGATTTTGGCGCCGTACTGAGAGTTTTTTTCGTCACGCTTACACGGCCAACATGCTGCTTATGGCCGCGGGGTTCATCTTAATTGGCTACCAACTGACAGGGTATTTTGTCGCTTAG
- a CDS encoding FtsX-like permease family protein, which produces MRFPLLSLSYKSLLNRRVSVFLTVLSLALSVTLFAGVEKIREGVRTGFETTISGTDLIIGARTGQINLLLYTIFRIGEGTPGISWESYQLVANRPDVAWTIPLSLGDSHQGYRVVGTDNNYFEHYKYGQQRNLAFAEGGIFDAPTDVVIGATVAADLGYALGDRIRIAHGLVSAAFAEHQEAEFEITGILRPTGTPVDASVHVTLDGLELVHADESSPAPTNTPRTEPSTHDEHSDAHHHEGAGAPDDHAHHDDHESHDHDSHGHEGHAEDGDPAHNESANHPEGHDHDHDHAHEPGQISAFLVGMTSRPLALRLQGQVNNYQGEALMAILPGVTLQQLWSMFGVAEKALFAISAFVIAVGLIGMLIRILASLNERRREMAILRALGARPGHIFSLLVCETMLSAFVGALLGLGILYGGFWMAGTLFADSASIPAFAAIISQKPGLFDLLLVAGVTFLAALMSLFPAWKAFRDSLSDGLTIRV; this is translated from the coding sequence ATGCGTTTCCCGCTCCTGTCTCTCAGCTATAAAAGCCTGCTCAACCGGCGTGTCAGTGTTTTTCTCACGGTCCTGTCGCTCGCCCTCAGCGTCACCCTGTTCGCCGGTGTTGAGAAAATCCGCGAAGGGGTGCGCACCGGGTTTGAAACCACAATTTCCGGCACGGACCTCATCATCGGGGCGCGTACCGGACAGATCAATCTTCTTCTGTACACGATCTTCCGGATTGGTGAAGGCACCCCTGGTATCAGCTGGGAAAGCTATCAGCTTGTGGCCAACCGGCCGGATGTGGCCTGGACGATCCCGCTGTCTCTTGGGGACTCCCATCAGGGCTATCGTGTGGTGGGTACGGACAACAACTATTTTGAACATTATAAATATGGCCAGCAGCGCAATCTCGCCTTCGCTGAAGGTGGCATCTTTGATGCCCCGACGGATGTGGTGATCGGCGCAACGGTTGCCGCTGATCTGGGCTATGCGCTGGGCGACAGGATTCGCATTGCCCATGGTCTCGTCTCGGCCGCTTTCGCCGAACATCAGGAAGCTGAATTCGAGATTACCGGCATTCTGCGCCCGACGGGAACCCCCGTTGATGCTTCGGTTCATGTCACGCTTGACGGGCTGGAACTGGTTCATGCGGATGAAAGCAGTCCTGCACCGACGAATACACCGCGCACAGAGCCGAGTACGCATGATGAGCACAGCGATGCGCATCATCATGAAGGAGCTGGCGCGCCCGACGACCATGCACATCATGATGACCATGAAAGTCATGACCATGACAGCCATGGTCATGAGGGTCACGCTGAAGACGGTGACCCAGCCCATAATGAAAGCGCTAACCATCCGGAAGGTCATGATCATGACCACGATCATGCACATGAGCCGGGACAGATCTCTGCCTTCCTCGTGGGCATGACATCCCGGCCGCTGGCTCTGCGCCTGCAGGGACAGGTCAACAATTATCAGGGCGAGGCGCTGATGGCGATCCTGCCTGGGGTCACCCTGCAACAACTATGGTCCATGTTTGGTGTCGCGGAAAAAGCGCTGTTCGCCATTTCCGCTTTCGTCATTGCCGTTGGTCTCATCGGGATGCTGATCCGCATTCTTGCCAGCCTGAATGAACGCCGCCGGGAAATGGCTATCCTGCGGGCGCTGGGCGCGCGTCCGGGGCATATTTTCAGCCTGCTTGTCTGCGAAACCATGCTGAGTGCCTTTGTTGGCGCGCTGCTGGGGCTGGGTATCCTGTATGGTGGTTTCTGGATGGCCGGCACTCTGTTTGCCGACAGCGCCAGCATCCCCGCCTTTGCTGCCATCATCAGCCAGAAACCCGGTCTTTTTGACCTGTTGCTGGTGGCGGGCGTCACCTTCCTTGCCGCGCTCATGTCGCTGTTCCCGGCCTGGAAAGCGTTCCGGGATTCGCTCAGCGACGGGCTGACAATCCGGGTTTGA